The Pelodiscus sinensis isolate JC-2024 chromosome 26, ASM4963464v1, whole genome shotgun sequence genome contains a region encoding:
- the LOC106731973 gene encoding acrosomal protein SP-10 — MVLQDGSCMLGKHTCTTAPGESCFTRKITVAGVINRVERGCTSVCENTDVQEDFYQDSTQCCKDQDFCNVHNPFPKFTDYA; from the exons ATGGTCTTACAGGACGGGAGCTGCATGCTGGGCAAGCACACCTGCACAACCGCTCCGGGGGAATCCTGCTTCACCCGCAAAATCACCGTAG CAGGTGTTATCAACCGTGTGGAGCGGGGCTGCACGTCCGTCTGCGAGAACACGGACGTCCAGGAAGACTTCTACCAGGACAGCACCCAGTGCTGCAAAGACCAGGATTTCTGCAACGTCCACAACCCCTTCCCCAAATTCACCGATTATGCCTAG